One Nodularia sp. LEGE 06071 DNA segment encodes these proteins:
- the trxA gene encoding thioredoxin — protein sequence MSTDTVAYVEESEFDALLSNEKVLVVDFTATWCGPCRLVSPLMEQLAEEYKGRAQVVKLDIDNNKPVFKKFGLRSIPAVLMFKDGELAETIVGVSPYEQFTAAVDKLL from the coding sequence ATGTCTACTGACACAGTTGCTTATGTTGAAGAAAGTGAATTTGATGCTCTTTTAAGTAACGAAAAAGTCCTTGTAGTTGATTTTACTGCTACTTGGTGTGGCCCCTGTCGTCTGGTTAGTCCGTTAATGGAGCAACTTGCGGAAGAATACAAAGGTCGCGCTCAAGTCGTCAAGCTAGATATTGACAATAATAAGCCGGTGTTCAAAAAATTTGGTCTGCGTAGCATTCCGGCGGTTTTAATGTTCAAGGATGGTGAATTAGCAGAAACTATTGTGGGAGTTTCTCCTTATGAGCAATTCACTGCTGCTGTAGATAAGTTGCTTTAG
- a CDS encoding cyclase family protein, which yields MPQNQNRITYSRVIHLSHIIDIDIPQWPGDPPVEFTTVAQIPQDGYYLRRFSLGEHSATHINAPNSFHDDGVGIDQYSAESLVLPGVVIDICEAAAVNADYALTIADVLAWEKKNGEIAVGSLVLLHTGWQDKWLDKTAFFNPDASGIMHFPGFGDDATQFLLKERQVAGLGIDTHGVDPGQDNSFTINSLVLAQQRIVLENLTNLQQLPAKGTTVIIGVLRLRDGSGCPVGVLALVP from the coding sequence ATGCCACAAAATCAAAACAGGATAACTTACTCACGGGTCATACATCTCAGCCATATAATAGACATAGATATTCCCCAATGGCCTGGTGACCCCCCAGTGGAATTTACCACCGTCGCTCAGATTCCACAGGATGGCTATTACTTACGGCGGTTCAGCTTAGGAGAACACAGTGCAACTCATATCAACGCACCGAACAGTTTTCATGATGATGGTGTGGGAATTGACCAATACTCGGCTGAGTCACTGGTTTTACCTGGGGTAGTGATCGATATCTGCGAAGCCGCAGCGGTAAATGCTGATTACGCCTTGACTATTGCCGATGTTCTCGCTTGGGAGAAAAAAAATGGGGAAATTGCTGTTGGTAGTTTAGTGCTACTGCATACTGGCTGGCAAGATAAATGGTTAGATAAAACGGCGTTTTTTAACCCAGATGCGTCAGGAATTATGCACTTTCCCGGTTTTGGCGATGATGCAACTCAGTTTCTCTTGAAGGAACGGCAAGTTGCTGGTTTAGGTATTGATACGCATGGGGTAGACCCTGGACAGGATAACAGTTTTACTATTAACAGTTTGGTTTTAGCACAGCAACGGATTGTTTTGGAAAATCTCACGAATTTGCAGCAGCTACCAGCTAAGGGTACTACTGTAATTATTGGTGTTTTGAGGTTGCGGGATGGTTCGGGTTGTCCTGTGGGGGTTTTGGCTTTAGTTCCATGA
- a CDS encoding VOC family protein — translation MTIILDHTIVPAQDKEKSARFFAEIFGLKLDSPVGHFAAVRVNDQLTFDFADREEFESHHYAFHVSDEEFDAIFTRIKEIGLEYSSDPMHENTGEINHRMGGRGFYFYDLDGHNLELLTRA, via the coding sequence ATGACAATTATCTTAGACCATACTATAGTCCCTGCACAAGATAAAGAAAAATCGGCACGCTTTTTTGCAGAGATTTTTGGACTAAAGCTTGATAGTCCGGTTGGTCATTTTGCTGCTGTGCGTGTCAATGACCAGTTAACCTTCGATTTTGCTGACAGAGAAGAATTTGAGTCTCACCATTATGCTTTTCATGTCAGTGATGAAGAATTTGATGCCATCTTTACACGCATCAAAGAAATAGGACTGGAATACAGTAGCGACCCTATGCATGAAAACACAGGCGAAATTAATCATAGAATGGGAGGTCGTGGTTTTTATTTCTATGACCTAGATGGTCATAATTTAGAATTATTGACTCGTGCTTAG